CGAGTCGTTTCGGCGGCTCAGCTCGATGCGGTGGTGAACGAATCAGAACAGGCCCTGCACGCCTATCTGGCCTCACTCTTCGGGGGGCTACGGCCGGTGCTTCAGAGCTTCTGGTCGGGTGATCATACGGGGGTGGCACGTCACCTGATCGAACTCGGCGAGCAGCACGAGGAGAGGGGGCTATTCCGGAAGGCGCGCCAGTGCTACAACGTGGCCCTCAGCCTCTCTCTCCCGCTGACCGACAAGAGCCCTCAGATCCTCGCGCTACGCAGGATCGGCCGTATGGCGCTGTCCCTGGGGGATCTTCGGGATGCTCACTCCTACTACCAGCGCAGCGCGGAGCTTGCCGGCGATTCCGGCGACGTACACGGCGAGATCATCGCACGGACCGGGCTTGGGAACGTGCGACTCTGGCAGGGACGCTGGCCCGAGGCCGAGGGCTGTTACCGAACCGCACTGTCGTTGGCGGAGCGAATCGAGGACCAGAGCACCGTCCTGCTGGAACGAGCGCAGCTCTACAACAACCTCGGGAACGTAGCAACCCGCCAGATGCACCTCCAGGCGGCCGAGAGATGGTTCGTGAAGGCGCGGGAGCTGTGGAAGGTGGTCCCGTCGCCGTTCGACCTCGCGGTCTGCTTTCATAACCTGGCGCACCTTTCCGCCGCTCAGGGCCGGCAGGAGGAGGCGCGGAGGGTCTATCGGCAGGCCCTGGAACTCCCGATCCCGCCTGGGCTCTGGGCAGGCATTGCTATCGACATCGCGGAGTCATACCTGCGGGACGGTCTGATCTCCCAGGCGGAAGAATGGGGTCGTCTGGCGGAGGAGCGGGCTATCGCTTCGCGATCGCCTTACTTCCTCGCCCGGATGTACCAGGGGAGGGGCAACATCGCCCGGGAGATCAGGGACGACGGCGGGTTCACCTTCTTCGAGAAGGCGCTGCAGATCGCCCGGGAGAAGGGATATCCGCTCCTCGAAGGGGAGACGCTGGTGGACTACGCTCTGCTGAGGGCCTATACCGACGGGGCCGAGGAAGCGCAGGCCTACCTTGAGCGGGCGCAGGAGATCTTTGCCGGGCTTGGTGCCATGCACGAACATGCCCGAGCGGCTGATGCGCTCAAAGACCTCCGGGGAGGGCCGGAGCTTGCCGCGACTGTAGACTAGCAGCTTCCATTCGTACCAGCATCTTAAGCTCGCGGCGGGCACCTTCCGGTGACCCGCCGTTTGGCATTCCGTACGCGTGGGCAGCTACACACCTCTACCACGCTCGCTCCCTGAGTCGCCAGCTCCACCGACGCGGCTCTGTTAAAGCTTTTCACGCGTGCTCAGGCTGAGCTGGTCCATGCGCCTGTCCAGTAGGTAGGTCCCGCCGAACCTCACGAGAAGTTCGCGTGCCTCGATCAGCGCCTGTGCAGCCGGAGTGGTCCGGTGCAGCGAATCGTACAGCAATCCAAGTTCGACCAGCGTGATCGCCCGCAGAAGACGGGCCTGCAGTCTGGTTGCGATAGCTAGGCCATCCAGCAGGTGCTCCTCTGCTTGCTCGAAACACTTCTCCGAACGGGCACAAACTCCCAACTCCGTCGTTGCTACGGCAAGTTGGAAATCGTGGCGCGCCTCCCTGAACACTGCTTGAGCACGCCCGATGAGTGTTCTGGCCGCGGTGAAATCACCCGCGTGAATGAATGCTTTCGCCCGTGTGACCTCGTGCCAGCGCACCAGCAGCATGTTGCCGGCGGTCCGGGAGTAGCCGATCGCGTAGCCAATACTCTCTAACGCATCATCGAATCGCCCGCATTCCGTATGCGCCTCGGCAACGTTGTGGTACCCGAGAGATAGGCCTCGCATATAGCCTCTCCGATGGTTCGCGGCGATCGCCCGTTGGTAGTTCGGCAGAGCTTCCCCGAAGTGGCCGAGCTGCGCGGCGACCCCACCCAGATTGTTCGCGGCCCAGGCCATCGAGTACTGATCGTCCGCCTGTTCGGCCAGGTCCAGGCACTCCGACCAACAAAGCATTGCGCCACGGGCGTCCCCCGTCTCCAGCCAGTTCGTCCCCGCCACGAGCAGCCACCACCGCAGCAGCCAGTCGTTCCCGCGCCTGCGGAACCGGTCCTCCAGCTCCAGCTGCAGGTCGAGCGACTTCTGGAACTCCCCCAGCTCCCGCAGCCCCCACGATAGCAGGTGCGCCAGCTCCAGCTCCCCGGCCAGGATCTCCTTCGGGACGGGGGAGAGCAGGGCGACCATCCCCTGCGGGTCGGGCGCCTTCCGGAGCGCCCACGCCTGGCGGAGAAGGCCGCGCGACAGGTCGGCGGCGGCGCTCACGGCTCCTCCCCTAACAGGGTGTAGAGGCGTCTCCGCCCGATCCCCAGGAGCGCCGCCGCCCGGCTCTTGTTGCCGCCCGTGCGCTCCACCGCGGCCACGGCGGCGGCCCGCTCGATCTCGTGGAGCTTCGCGGGAAAGGGGAGGGCGCCCTCGC
Above is a window of Longimicrobiaceae bacterium DNA encoding:
- a CDS encoding tetratricopeptide repeat protein encodes the protein MSRSEATLEELFGLLPEMEELELLRLALVGIAVPDPGRAWDSSSAYTTIDKRVVSAAQLDAVVNESEQALHAYLASLFGGLRPVLQSFWSGDHTGVARHLIELGEQHEERGLFRKARQCYNVALSLSLPLTDKSPQILALRRIGRMALSLGDLRDAHSYYQRSAELAGDSGDVHGEIIARTGLGNVRLWQGRWPEAEGCYRTALSLAERIEDQSTVLLERAQLYNNLGNVATRQMHLQAAERWFVKARELWKVVPSPFDLAVCFHNLAHLSAAQGRQEEARRVYRQALELPIPPGLWAGIAIDIAESYLRDGLISQAEEWGRLAEERAIASRSPYFLARMYQGRGNIAREIRDDGGFTFFEKALQIAREKGYPLLEGETLVDYALLRAYTDGAEEAQAYLERAQEIFAGLGAMHEHARAADALKDLRGGPELAATVD